One window of the Triticum dicoccoides isolate Atlit2015 ecotype Zavitan chromosome 3B, WEW_v2.0, whole genome shotgun sequence genome contains the following:
- the LOC119275673 gene encoding S-type anion channel SLAH1-like, whose amino-acid sequence METSSDSLKPCVSQPLGPKGAGLAEAGDGGTMLKASTAPSKPPRLVASRFAMLTRFHAGYFRISLALSGQALLWRTLSDRSMDPSALHPLVQSLPSAAFVLLWSLALLTLFALCVLYVARCVLRLPAVRAEFRHHVGMNYLFAPWISWLLLLQATPFLRPDAPSYHMLWWAFSLPILVLDVKVYGQWFTRGRKFLSMVANPASHMTVIANLMTARAAAKMGWHEGAVAMFAVGAAHYLVLFVTLYQRFLGSDSLPAMLRPVFFLFFAAPSMASLAWCSISMSFDTGCKMLFFLSLFLFASLVSRPTLFKRAMRRFSVAWWAYSFPLTLLALASAEYAQEVREPAASVLMLALAVLSVLVTLALMVFTALRPNDLLPHDDPFFAGTLPPRAS is encoded by the exons ATGGAAACCAGCTCCGATTCCCTTAAACCCTGTGTCTCCCAACCCTTGGGCCCCAAGGGCGCTGGGCTGGCTGAAGCTGGCGACGGCGGCACCATGTTGAAAGCGTCGACGGCGCCTAGCAAGCCTCCGCGGCTGGTGGCCTCCCGGTTCGCGATGCTGACGCGGTTCCACGCGGGATACTTCCGCATCAGCCTGGCGCTGAGCGGGCAGGCGCTGCTGTGGCGCACACTGAGCGACAGGTCCATGGACCCGAGCGCGCTGCATCCCTTGGTGCAGTCCCTGCCGTCAGCGGCGTTCGTGCTGCTCTGGTCGCTGGCGCTGCTCACCCTGTTCGCGCTGTGCGTGCTCTACGTGGCGCGCTGCGTGCTCCGGCTCCCCGCCGTGCGCGCCGAGTTCCGGCACCACGTCGGCATGAACTACCTGTTCGCGCCCTGGATCTcgtggctgctgctgctgcaggcCACGCCGTTCCTGCGCCCGGACGCGCCGTCCTACCACATGCTATGGTGGGCCTTCTCGCTGCCCATCCTTGTCCTGGACGTCAAGGTCTACGGCCAGTGGTTCACGCGCGGCAGGAAGTTCCTGTCCATGGTGGCCAACCCGGCCAGCCATATGACGGTGATCGCGAACCTGAtgacggcgagggcggcggcaaAGATGGGGTGGCACGAGGGCGCCGTGGCCATGTTCGCCGTCGGCGCTGCGCACTACCTCGTGCTGTTCGTCACGCTGTACCAGAGGTTCCTCGGCTCCGACTCGCTGCCAGCCATGctccgcccggtcttctttctcttcTTCGCCGCTCCGAGCATGGCGTCCCTCGCCTGGTGCTCCATATCCATGTCCTTCGACACCGGCTGCAAGATGCTCTTCTTCCTCTCgctgttcctcttcgcctccctg GTGTCCCGGCCGACGCTGTTCAAGCGAGCGATGCGGCGGTTCAGCGTGGCTTGGTGGGCCTACTCGTTCCCGTTGACGTTGCTGGCGCTGGCGTCGGCGGAGTACGCGCAGGAGGTGAGGGAGCCGGCGGCGAGCGTGCTGATGCTCGCGCTCGCCGTGCTCTCCGTCCTCGTCACCCTCGCGCTCATGGTCTTCACCGCGCTCCGGCCCAACGACCTGCTGCCGCATGACGACCCCTTCTTCGCCGGGACGCTGCCCCCGCGCGCTAGCTAG